The proteins below are encoded in one region of Halalkalicoccus jeotgali B3:
- a CDS encoding 30S ribosomal protein S27e, with protein MAGNFYSVECPDCENEQIVFDKASSEVACAVCGHTLARPAGGKAEIDGEVTETVEAR; from the coding sequence ATGGCAGGAAACTTCTATTCCGTCGAGTGTCCGGACTGCGAGAACGAACAGATCGTCTTCGATAAGGCGTCCTCCGAGGTCGCGTGTGCAGTTTGTGGGCACACGCTCGCGCGACCGGCCGGCGGGAAGGCCGAGATCGACGGCGAGGTCACGGAAACCGTCGAGGCACGATAA
- a CDS encoding translation initiation factor IF-2 subunit alpha produces MNYSGWPTPGELVVGKIEEIEDFGVFVDLLEYEDKQGLIHISEVASGWIKNVRDHVRVGQTVVCKVLEVDKGSQQIDLSYKDVNEHQRKDTIQRWKNDQKADNWMTIAFGEDVDDETYTTVANELIEVHGGLYEGFEQAAIHGPEALSETDLGDEQVDAIVETARENVSVPYVTVTGYVDLICSTEAGVDAVKEALQAAEGNGEVSEEIDLEVTYVGAPEYRIRVQAPNYKTAESALEASAERANAAIGEFGGSGEFHRERRTDDE; encoded by the coding sequence ATGAACTACAGCGGCTGGCCCACACCCGGCGAACTCGTCGTCGGCAAGATCGAGGAGATCGAGGACTTCGGCGTCTTCGTCGATTTGCTCGAGTACGAGGACAAACAGGGGCTGATCCATATCTCCGAGGTTGCGTCGGGCTGGATCAAGAACGTTCGCGATCACGTCCGCGTCGGCCAGACCGTCGTCTGTAAGGTCCTCGAGGTTGATAAGGGCTCCCAGCAGATCGACCTCTCGTATAAGGACGTCAACGAACACCAGCGAAAGGACACGATCCAGCGCTGGAAGAACGACCAGAAGGCCGACAACTGGATGACGATCGCCTTCGGCGAGGACGTCGACGACGAGACCTACACGACGGTCGCCAACGAGCTCATCGAGGTCCACGGCGGGCTCTACGAGGGGTTCGAGCAGGCCGCGATCCACGGCCCCGAGGCGCTTTCCGAGACCGACCTCGGCGACGAGCAGGTCGATGCGATCGTCGAGACCGCCCGCGAGAACGTCTCGGTGCCCTACGTCACCGTGACGGGCTACGTCGATCTGATCTGCTCGACCGAGGCGGGCGTCGACGCCGTCAAAGAGGCCCTACAGGCCGCCGAAGGCAACGGGGAAGTGAGCGAGGAGATCGACCTCGAGGTCACCTACGTCGGCGCACCCGAATACCGGATCCGGGTCCAGGCGCCCAACTACAAGACCGCGGAGTCAGCACTCGAAGCCAGTGCCGAACGCGCGAACGCCGCGATCGGCGAGTTCGGTGGCAGCGGCGAGTTCCACCGCGAGCGACGAACCGACGACGAGTAA
- a CDS encoding RNA-protein complex protein Nop10 has product MKSDIRVCREWRERHERPVYTLSTSCPDCGAEAVNSAPAPFSPEDRYGEYRRALKRRERE; this is encoded by the coding sequence GTGAAATCGGACATCCGAGTCTGTCGCGAGTGGCGCGAGCGCCACGAACGCCCGGTGTACACCCTTTCGACGAGCTGTCCCGACTGTGGAGCCGAGGCGGTCAACAGCGCCCCGGCGCCCTTTTCGCCCGAGGACCGCTATGGCGAGTACCGACGCGCACTTAAGCGCCGAGAGCGCGAGTAA